Proteins encoded by one window of Candidatus Cloacimonadota bacterium:
- a CDS encoding response regulator, which produces MNQGGNVSKIMIVEDEIIVSEDIRMILSGNGYEIVAVVAYAEEAIIMAGRQKPDLVLMDIKLAGKMNGIEAASKIKKQMNIPIIFMTANADEETYKKVHSIDPSAYLLKPFNNNELFDSIKFALNE; this is translated from the coding sequence ATCAATCAAGGGGGAAATGTGTCAAAAATAATGATCGTTGAAGATGAGATCATCGTTTCTGAAGATATCAGGATGATATTATCAGGAAACGGTTATGAAATCGTGGCTGTGGTGGCTTATGCTGAAGAAGCGATCATCATGGCAGGCAGGCAGAAACCTGACCTGGTTCTGATGGACATTAAGCTTGCCGGAAAGATGAACGGTATCGAAGCTGCTTCCAAGATAAAAAAACAAATGAATATCCCGATCATTTTTATGACAGCCAATGCTGACGAAGAAACTTATAAAAAGGTTCATAGTATTGATCCCTCCGCTTACCTGCTCAAGCCTTTTAATAATAATGAGCTTTTTGATTCTATTAAATTTGCTCTGAATGAATAA